The proteins below come from a single cyanobiont of Ornithocercus magnificus genomic window:
- a CDS encoding NAD/FAD-dependent oxidoreductase, producing the protein MIIFSFLLKLLIAITPPSNFTCDGALLNATIRNSLDRGITQVDDLEKIDEGSFVVLRWKNISLMLPVSFQAGEISFTDKSWLWSYQDSKRGLTVNTPRFAHRLPTGSIAEYECKAVHEE; encoded by the coding sequence ATGATAATCTTCTCTTTCCTGCTTAAACTTTTGATAGCAATTACACCTCCCTCTAACTTTACTTGTGATGGTGCTTTACTTAATGCAACCATAAGAAATAGCCTAGATAGAGGTATTACTCAAGTTGATGATTTGGAAAAGATAGACGAGGGATCTTTTGTAGTCCTTAGATGGAAAAATATTAGTTTAATGCTTCCAGTATCTTTCCAGGCCGGAGAAATAAGTTTCACCGATAAGAGCTGGTTATGGAGCTATCAAGATAGCAAGAGAGGCTTGACAGTTAATACTCCACGTTTTGCTCATAGGTTACCCACAGGCAGTATTGCCGAGTATGAATGCAAAGCTGTCCATGAAGAGTGA
- a CDS encoding multidrug DMT transporter permease, whose product MIGALAALGAALSWTYACFLWREQTKYFSALQLNLIKNIIALLIFSPVLLTFDLKPSLGEFCILLLSGTVGIAIGDSLYIIAIRKLGTRKTLTAESLSPILANILGSILISETLPLKVWVGTLIVSVSLVNNARQKIIRVDTKSSDGTNNNGLIYALLSVLCAVLAAVLSRAVLISSDLSPFQTTEIRLLGATITLLPIIRDNPIRLIGRISIKNKLKLLHATILGTNLGILLQQIVFQLLPIGLGWTLLSTSPVISLLFAKVEGEELNWRSVIITITTLLGVTIAVI is encoded by the coding sequence ATGATTGGAGCCCTTGCTGCATTAGGAGCTGCACTTTCTTGGACATATGCTTGTTTCCTTTGGCGAGAACAAACTAAATACTTCTCTGCTCTCCAGCTTAATTTAATAAAAAATATTATCGCTCTGCTAATTTTTAGTCCTGTACTATTAACTTTTGATCTAAAACCTAGCCTTGGCGAGTTTTGCATTCTCTTATTGAGTGGTACAGTTGGAATCGCTATAGGTGACTCATTATACATAATCGCAATAAGAAAGCTGGGAACACGCAAAACACTTACTGCTGAGTCTCTTTCACCCATACTAGCTAATATTTTAGGTTCAATATTAATAAGTGAGACTCTTCCGTTAAAAGTATGGGTTGGAACCCTCATCGTAAGCGTCTCGCTAGTAAATAATGCCCGGCAGAAAATTATCCGTGTAGATACTAAATCTTCTGATGGGACAAACAACAATGGACTTATTTACGCCCTTCTCTCAGTTTTATGTGCCGTGCTTGCTGCGGTACTATCAAGAGCAGTCCTGATTAGTTCAGATCTTTCACCATTCCAGACTACGGAAATTAGGCTGCTAGGGGCAACAATTACCTTACTGCCTATTATTAGGGACAACCCTATTAGATTAATCGGCAGGATATCTATCAAGAACAAGTTGAAGCTTCTCCATGCAACAATACTGGGGACGAATCTAGGAATCTTGTTACAGCAGATAGTTTTCCAGCTCTTACCAATTGGATTAGGATGGACTTTGTTGAGTACCTCGCCTGTTATCTCACTATTATTTGCCAAGGTTGAAGGAGAAGAGCTTAACTGGAGAAGTGTTATTATAACAATAACCACATTGCTAGGTGTCACGATAGCAGTTATCTAA
- a CDS encoding NAD(P)/FAD-dependent oxidoreductase, translated as MTDNQVDVLVIGSGVGGLCCGALCARSGLEVLVLESHSQPGGAAHGFTRAGYHFESGPSLWSGLSHWPSINPLAQILKALDQELDVIQYKDWDILIPEGKLKVSVGNSDFENIVRDLRGHKTAAEWMHFCDILRPIAAAAEAVPLLALRPGTDVLLTQVLRHRRQLLSHLASMHYLTGAFGPLVNRHLSDPFLLHWVDMLCFLISGMPMKDTNAAAMATLFGQWFTPSAQLDYPRGGSASVVRALVKGLEKNGGELKLKSRVNKLLMEGDQVVGVILCSGERIRSKRVVSNTDMWSMSNLLPERVAQKWRRKIAETPACASFLHLHLGFDASGLSKLPSIHTVWVGDWERGVDAEQNMLVLSIPSVLDQSMAPEGHCVLHGYTPANEPWSIWSDIEIGSPDYEKRKEERCRLFWDVLEREIPDIRSRCKIVMQGTPLTHRRFLSVHNGSYGPALSAAKSLFPRVTTPLKNLWMCGASTFPGIGIPAVAASGALAAHGIVGRKAQSKLLSELDI; from the coding sequence ATGACTGACAACCAAGTTGACGTTCTTGTTATCGGCAGTGGGGTCGGTGGACTTTGCTGTGGTGCACTGTGCGCGCGATCCGGACTAGAAGTGTTGGTGTTAGAATCTCACTCTCAACCTGGTGGAGCAGCTCATGGCTTTACAAGAGCTGGCTACCACTTTGAGTCTGGTCCATCTCTCTGGAGTGGTCTTAGCCACTGGCCGAGTATCAACCCACTTGCCCAAATACTAAAAGCTTTAGATCAGGAGTTAGATGTTATCCAGTATAAAGACTGGGATATTCTAATTCCTGAAGGAAAGTTAAAGGTCAGCGTCGGCAATTCTGACTTTGAAAATATAGTAAGAGATCTACGCGGACACAAAACTGCTGCAGAATGGATGCATTTCTGCGATATACTCCGTCCGATTGCAGCAGCCGCAGAAGCAGTTCCTTTATTAGCTCTTCGCCCAGGCACCGACGTGCTGCTAACTCAAGTACTTAGGCATAGACGGCAATTGCTATCGCACTTAGCCTCAATGCACTATCTAACAGGTGCATTTGGCCCCTTAGTCAACCGCCATTTGAGCGACCCATTTCTCCTTCACTGGGTCGATATGCTTTGTTTCCTTATTAGTGGCATGCCAATGAAGGATACAAATGCAGCAGCTATGGCTACTCTCTTCGGTCAATGGTTTACTCCTAGCGCACAACTTGACTATCCTAGAGGTGGTAGCGCATCAGTAGTGCGTGCTTTAGTGAAAGGACTAGAGAAGAATGGCGGAGAATTAAAATTAAAGAGCCGTGTTAATAAACTTCTCATGGAAGGAGATCAGGTCGTTGGTGTAATTCTCTGCAGTGGTGAGAGAATCCGGTCTAAGAGAGTTGTAAGCAATACTGATATGTGGAGCATGTCAAATCTCTTGCCTGAGAGAGTAGCACAAAAGTGGCGCCGAAAGATAGCAGAAACACCTGCTTGTGCATCTTTCCTGCATTTACATCTTGGATTTGATGCTAGTGGATTAAGTAAGCTGCCTTCTATTCATACTGTCTGGGTAGGTGACTGGGAGCGTGGAGTTGATGCCGAACAGAATATGCTTGTTTTATCAATCCCATCTGTACTTGATCAATCAATGGCGCCTGAGGGCCATTGTGTACTCCATGGTTATACACCTGCAAATGAGCCCTGGTCAATCTGGAGCGATATAGAAATTGGTTCTCCTGATTACGAAAAGCGTAAAGAAGAGCGTTGTAGGTTATTCTGGGATGTGCTTGAGCGCGAAATTCCTGATATTCGTAGTCGATGTAAGATAGTTATGCAAGGGACACCATTAACACATAGACGTTTCCTGAGTGTCCACAATGGAAGCTATGGACCAGCGCTTTCTGCTGCAAAAAGCCTTTTTCCCAGAGTGACAACACCTTTAAAAAATCTATGGATGTGTGGTGCTAGCACATTTCCTGGTATCGGTATCCCGGCAGTAGCTGCAAGTGGAGCTCTAGCAGCTCATGGAATTGTCGGTCGAAAGGCCCAGTCAAAGTTGTTAAGTGAGCTAGACATTTGA
- a CDS encoding hydantoinase: MMKACYCVISGSFGMAGLITLLRQRQELLADLQAQVAANQVGVKGLQRLVECEGEAVVQQQMDTLQQQAADCVMRLVDRLEEADFQLELDNDGAILAVHISINCLHRRLKLDFSGTSRQQENNFNAPLAVTKAVVLYIVRTLLDTNIPLNDDCFIPIDLEVPSGCLLNPRYPAAVAAGNVEVSQSLCNLLLAALGIIAAIQGTMNNFTFGDGQFQYYETVAGGGGAGQGFDGSDGLQSHMTNSRLTDPEVLERQYPVHLERFAFRQDSGGSGTWCGGSGLMRKFRFLEPMSVL; encoded by the coding sequence ATGATGAAGGCCTGTTACTGCGTAATTTCTGGTTCGTTCGGCATGGCCGGGTTAATCACCCTGCTTAGGCAGCGGCAGGAGCTACTTGCTGACTTGCAAGCTCAAGTAGCTGCAAATCAGGTTGGTGTCAAAGGACTACAGCGGTTGGTAGAATGTGAAGGTGAGGCTGTGGTGCAACAGCAGATGGATACACTACAGCAACAAGCAGCCGACTGTGTCATGCGCCTGGTCGATCGACTCGAGGAAGCTGATTTTCAGTTAGAGCTAGATAATGATGGTGCGATACTAGCTGTACATATCAGCATAAACTGCTTACACAGGCGGTTAAAGCTAGATTTTTCAGGTACCTCTCGACAGCAAGAAAACAATTTTAACGCACCTCTAGCAGTGACCAAAGCTGTAGTTTTGTACATAGTCCGTACCCTTTTAGATACTAATATACCCTTAAATGATGATTGCTTCATACCAATCGATCTGGAAGTGCCTAGTGGTTGCCTTCTCAACCCTAGATATCCTGCTGCAGTAGCAGCAGGGAACGTAGAAGTGTCACAATCTCTCTGTAATTTACTGCTAGCTGCTCTTGGGATAATAGCAGCTATTCAGGGAACAATGAACAACTTCACCTTTGGCGATGGCCAGTTTCAGTACTACGAAACTGTAGCAGGTGGAGGAGGAGCTGGTCAGGGTTTTGATGGTTCTGATGGTCTTCAAAGCCACATGACTAATTCCCGGCTTACAGATCCAGAGGTGTTGGAGAGGCAGTATCCTGTACACTTGGAGCGGTTTGCATTCCGTCAAGATAGTGGTGGTTCTGGGACCTGGTGCGGTGGTAGTGGCCTTATGCGGAAATTTCGCTTCCTTGAGCCAATGAGCGTACTTTAA
- a CDS encoding hydantoinase: MAIAEQMGEQLRRSSHSVNIREHLDFSCALFNSLGELVANTPHIPVHLGSMGESVRDLLAEITAGHQQSLHPDDTVLTNDPFHSGTHLPDIMAITPVFCGCQTPSFFVASQAITPMWVA; this comes from the coding sequence ATGGCAATTGCTGAGCAGATGGGTGAACAGCTCCGGCGGAGCAGCCACTCGGTGAATATTCGCGAGCATCTTGATTTCTCTTGTGCTTTGTTCAACAGTTTAGGCGAGCTAGTGGCCAATACGCCCCATATCCCAGTTCACCTTGGCTCGATGGGGGAGAGCGTGAGAGATTTGCTGGCAGAGATTACTGCCGGACACCAGCAATCATTACATCCAGATGATACGGTCTTAACCAATGACCCCTTCCATAGCGGTACTCATCTACCGGACATCATGGCAATTACACCGGTATTCTGTGGTTGTCAGACACCCAGTTTCTTCGTCGCTAGCCAGGCCATTACGCCGATGTGGGTGGCATAA
- a CDS encoding hydantoinase, translating to MTSSGALRAPRRLLAKDTILSGPAAGMVGAVTAAQMARFTQCPVLGVDMGGTSTDVFCVASNDEAVLCQVHEQTEIAGLKLLAARLSIETVAAGGGLMLHLDGKRLCIGPGSAGAEPGPACYRFGGPLTITDANLLLGRLQKERIISQLCLALMAISLVVPPPLYGNC from the coding sequence ATGACCTCGTCTGGCGCTCTTCGAGCCCCTAGGCGCCTGCTAGCTAAAGACACAATTCTTTCAGGGCCTGCTGCTGGAATGGTTGGAGCTGTCACAGCTGCCCAGATGGCTAGATTTACACAATGCCCAGTCCTAGGAGTTGACATGGGCGGCACATCTACTGACGTATTCTGTGTAGCATCTAACGACGAGGCTGTGCTTTGCCAGGTTCACGAGCAAACTGAAATCGCTGGCTTAAAGCTGCTGGCTGCCAGGCTTTCAATTGAGACTGTGGCTGCAGGTGGTGGATTAATGCTACATCTCGATGGTAAACGTTTATGCATAGGACCAGGCTCAGCTGGTGCTGAGCCTGGTCCAGCTTGTTACCGCTTTGGCGGGCCACTCACGATTACTGATGCCAATTTGCTACTCGGTCGTTTGCAAAAGGAAAGGATCATTTCCCAGCTCTGTTTGGCGCTAATGGCGATCAGCCTCGTTGTTCCGCCACCGCTTTATGGCAATTGCTGA
- a CDS encoding hydantoinase, whose amino-acid sequence MLEGKGAPLLLVTNEGLENLMRIGDQRRPNLFALQQQQAPFLASTVLGMSGRLDARGNEPEPLYCSSTLQNCLRTI is encoded by the coding sequence TTGCTAGAAGGTAAAGGTGCCCCACTTTTATTAGTGACTAATGAAGGCTTAGAGAATCTGATGCGCATTGGTGATCAGCGACGGCCTAACCTGTTCGCATTGCAACAGCAGCAAGCACCATTTCTTGCGAGCACAGTATTAGGGATGTCTGGGCGTCTAGATGCGAGGGGTAATGAACCTGAACCTCTTTACTGTAGCAGTACCCTTCAGAACTGCCTTCGCACTATATAA
- a CDS encoding hydantoinase has product MGWRFWIDRGGTFTDLIGCDRNGALHVRKLLSRSVGNWLDPAVAAIKTYWASRQMHHCWQVRLIVFISKLL; this is encoded by the coding sequence ATGGGTTGGCGATTTTGGATTGATCGTGGCGGCACTTTCACTGACCTGATCGGCTGTGATAGGAACGGTGCATTACATGTGCGTAAGCTTCTCTCTAGAAGCGTGGGCAACTGGTTAGATCCCGCAGTAGCCGCTATTAAGACTTACTGGGCCTCGAGGCAGATGCACCACTGCTGGCAAGTGAGGTTGATAGTATTTATCTCGAAACTACTGTAG